One genomic segment of Vulpes vulpes isolate BD-2025 chromosome 2, VulVul3, whole genome shotgun sequence includes these proteins:
- the TMEM210 gene encoding transmembrane protein 210: MAPCPQPDSCLVGSPLGLICLSLLLIPTAAGTYCECSLGLSREALIALLVVLAGISASCFCALVIVAVGVMRAKSEPCPRHRDSRLVGHFGVQEDHMDLHSVQVESQLMDPELEVSMMTPLEDQGLMSIPADSMAQSVTIEDPSLSRATGSLGEGN; the protein is encoded by the exons aTGGCCCCCTGTCCCCAGCCTGACTCCTGCCTGGTTGGCAGCCCCCTTGGCCTGATATGTTTGTCCCTTTTGCTTATCCCTACTGCAG CTGGGACGTACTGCGAGTGCAGCCTTGGCCTCAGCCGCGAGGCCCTCATTGCCCTGCTCGTGGTGCTGGCGGGCATCAGTGCCAGCTGCTTCTGTGCCCTTGTCATCGTGGCAGTCGGTGTCATGCGAGCCAAGAG TGAGCCATGCCCCAGACACAGGGACAGCAG GTTGGTGGGGCACTTTGGGGTCCAGGAAGATCACATGGACCTGCACTCAGTGCAGGTGGAGTCCCAACTCATGGACCCTGAGCTGGAGGTCTCCATGATGACGCCCCTGGAGGATCAAGGCCTCATGAGCATTCCCGCGGACTCGATGGCCCAATCCGTGACTATAGAGGACCCGTCCCTGAGCAGGGCCACAGGCAGTCTGGGGGAGGGGAATTAA
- the LRRC26 gene encoding leucine-rich repeat-containing protein 26, translating into MRSPCFVSRWPPPMLLLLLSPWPLWSQSSATATSSGTPGVPHCPEACACAPGGQANCSGRALPAVPAGLSRGLRALLLDHNRVRALPPGAFAGADTLLRLDLRENGLRWVHARAFWSLGALQQLDLSANQLEALAPGTFSPLSALRSLSLAGNRLARLESGALGVLPLLNALDLRDNELAALAPGLLAGLPALHALHLRGNPWACGCALRPLCSWLRRHPRPAPEAETLLCVLPGRLTLSPLTAFPDAAFSHCAQPLAPRDLAVVYALGPVSFLASLAACLALGSMLTACRTRRHCATALGWLKGPREPGPGSPNA; encoded by the exons ATGCGGAGCCCCTGCTTTGTCTCGCGGTGGCCGCCACCgatgctgctcctgctgctgtcGCCGTGGCCACTCTGGTCCCAGTCATCCGCCACGGCCACCTCCTCGGGAACCCCGGGCGTCCCGCACTGCCCCGAGGCGTGCGCGTGCGCGCCTGGCGGCCAGGCCAACTGCTCGGGGCGCGCTCTGCCTGCCGTGCCCGCGGGCCTGAGCCGGGGCTTGCGCGCGCTGTTGTTAGACCATAACCGTGTGCGCGCGCTGCCGCCCGGCGCCTTCGCGGGCGCTGACACGCTGCTGCGCCTGGACCTGCGCGAGAATGGGCTGCGCTGGGTGCACGCGCGGGCCTTCTGGAGCTTGGGCGCCTTGCAGCAGCTCGACCTCAGCGCCAACCAGCTGGAAGCACTGGCGCCCGGCACCTTCTCGCCCCTGAGCGCACTGCGCTCCCTCTCGCTGGCCGGCAATCGGCTGGCGCGCCTAGAGTCAGGGGCGCTGGGCGTGCTCCCCCTGCTGAACGCGCTTGACCTGCGGGACAACGAGCTGGCGGCGCTGGCACCAGGCCTCCTGGCCGGCCTGCCCGCCCTGCACGCGCTGCACCTGCGCGGCAACCCCTGGGCCTGCGGCTGCGCGTTGCGCCCGCTCTGCTCCTGGCTGCGCAGGCACCCGAGGCCGGCGCCAG AGGCCGAGACGCTGCTCTGCGTGTTGCCAGGGCGCCTGACGCTCAGCCCCTTGACTGCCTTCCCGGACGCCGCCTTCAGCCACTGCGCGCAGCCGCTCGCTCCGCGGGACCTGGCCGTGGTCTACGCGCTCGGGCCCGTCTCCTTCCTCGCCAGCCTGGCCGCCTGCCTGgcgctgggctccatgctcaccgCCTGCCGCACGCGGCGCCACTGCGCTACTGCCCTGGGCTGGCTGAAGGGCCCGCGGGAACCCGGCCCTGGGAGCCCCAACGCCTAG